A genomic window from Trueperella bialowiezensis includes:
- a CDS encoding ABC transporter substrate-binding protein — protein MMKKKLVALAAAATLALAACGSDSKDNSGASGADSYNIGVTQIVTHAALDAAVDGFKAAISDAGLDVTYNEQNANNDQTVVASIAGSMAGGDYDLVLGVGTPMAQGLAQAITTTPVLFTAVTDPVGAGLVANADAPGANITGTTDANPVREQLELVKEIVPDAKTVGIIYHSGEANSQVQADWVAEAAGPLGLTVKEATVINTSEVQQAADSLDVDAIYIPTDNTVISALDSVLQVGETKKIPVFVGEGDSVKSGALATYGIAYYELGYQTGEMAVRILTEGADPATMAVEAQKEPVLYINTSAAERMGVTFPDSVLERAKPENTFK, from the coding sequence ATGATGAAGAAGAAGCTCGTTGCTCTGGCGGCGGCTGCCACACTTGCGCTGGCAGCGTGCGGCTCAGATTCGAAAGATAACTCCGGCGCCTCAGGCGCAGATTCGTACAACATTGGCGTCACCCAGATCGTCACCCATGCCGCACTTGACGCGGCGGTCGACGGGTTTAAGGCCGCGATCTCCGACGCCGGCTTGGACGTCACGTATAACGAGCAGAACGCGAACAACGACCAGACCGTCGTCGCGTCCATCGCCGGATCAATGGCCGGTGGCGACTACGACCTGGTGCTCGGCGTCGGCACACCCATGGCCCAAGGGCTCGCACAAGCAATCACCACGACGCCGGTGCTCTTCACCGCCGTCACGGATCCGGTAGGCGCCGGGCTGGTTGCAAACGCCGACGCCCCGGGAGCAAACATTACGGGCACGACGGACGCCAACCCGGTACGCGAACAACTTGAGCTGGTCAAGGAAATCGTGCCGGACGCCAAAACGGTCGGCATCATCTACCACTCGGGCGAAGCAAACTCCCAGGTGCAAGCCGACTGGGTCGCCGAAGCCGCTGGCCCCCTCGGCCTCACGGTGAAGGAAGCCACCGTCATCAACACCTCCGAAGTGCAGCAGGCAGCCGACTCGCTCGACGTCGACGCCATCTACATCCCCACCGACAACACGGTCATCTCCGCACTCGACTCCGTCCTCCAAGTGGGCGAAACGAAGAAGATCCCCGTCTTCGTCGGCGAAGGCGACTCCGTCAAGAGCGGTGCGCTTGCCACCTACGGCATCGCCTACTACGAACTTGGCTACCAGACCGGCGAAATGGCCGTGCGCATCCTTACCGAGGGCGCCGACCCGGCCACGATGGCAGTCGAAGCACAAAAGGAACCAGTGCTGTACATCAACACGTCCGCCGCCGAGCGCATGGGCGTCACCTTCCCAGATTCGGTGCTCGAGCGCGCCAAACCGGAAAACACCTTCAAATAA
- a CDS encoding ABC transporter permease, with protein sequence MVTAIELGLLYAIMALGVYLTFRILEFADLTVDGSFATGAAVSAITIVNGVDPILATIAGFVSGMIAGAITGILHTKANIDGLLAGILTQIGLYSINLRIMGAANISLLREDSLLSGLRDAGHLGTGSWTGTLILLPVVVIVLAIIVWFLHTSLGLAMRATGDNPEMIQSFGVSTDVQKILGLSISNGLVALSGSLIAQYQGFADVSMGIGIIVAGLASVIIGQAIIGRLTVPRAATAVVLGAVLYRVVIYLAIEAGLNPNDTKLISAVLVVLALVLPQWSVLKRVPRAFRPKHEDALQNPEILPDDVVAASVAGGSENVVGGGRDGGQTDGASRADGTSRADGVVEKARNKHAEATEH encoded by the coding sequence ATGGTAACTGCCATCGAACTTGGCTTGCTCTACGCGATCATGGCGCTCGGCGTCTATCTGACGTTTCGCATCCTTGAATTCGCTGACCTCACCGTGGATGGCAGCTTCGCCACCGGCGCGGCCGTCTCCGCGATCACGATCGTCAACGGGGTGGATCCGATACTCGCCACGATCGCCGGCTTCGTATCCGGCATGATCGCCGGTGCGATCACCGGTATTTTGCACACGAAAGCTAACATCGACGGGCTTCTTGCCGGCATCCTCACGCAGATCGGCCTGTACTCGATCAACCTGCGCATCATGGGCGCAGCCAACATTTCGCTGCTGCGCGAAGACTCCCTGCTGTCAGGATTGCGCGACGCCGGCCACCTCGGCACCGGCTCGTGGACGGGAACGCTCATCCTGCTGCCCGTCGTCGTCATTGTGCTTGCCATCATTGTCTGGTTCTTACACACGAGCCTCGGCCTGGCCATGCGCGCTACCGGCGACAATCCCGAAATGATCCAATCCTTCGGCGTCTCTACTGACGTGCAAAAGATCCTCGGCCTATCGATCTCCAACGGCTTGGTGGCGCTGTCCGGCTCGCTCATCGCGCAATACCAAGGCTTTGCCGACGTCTCGATGGGTATCGGCATCATCGTGGCCGGGCTCGCATCTGTGATTATTGGGCAGGCCATCATCGGCCGGCTCACCGTGCCACGGGCCGCCACCGCCGTCGTCCTCGGCGCGGTCCTCTACCGGGTAGTTATCTACCTCGCCATCGAAGCCGGCCTCAACCCGAACGACACGAAGCTGATCTCCGCGGTTCTCGTCGTGCTCGCCCTCGTGTTGCCGCAGTGGTCGGTCCTCAAACGGGTTCCGCGCGCGTTCCGCCCCAAGCACGAGGACGCGTTGCAAAACCCTGAGATTTTACCCGACGACGTCGTCGCGGCAAGCGTCGCAGGCGGTTCCGAAAACGTGGTGGGCGGCGGACGTGACGGCGGCCAGACTGATGGTGCGAGCCGGGCGGATGGTACGAGCCGGGCGGACGGCGTCGTCGAAAAGGCAAGGAATAAACATGCTGAAGCTACGGAACATTAA